One window of Perca flavescens isolate YP-PL-M2 chromosome 15, PFLA_1.0, whole genome shotgun sequence genomic DNA carries:
- the scpep1 gene encoding retinoid-inducible serine carboxypeptidase has protein sequence MGRAESSCSWLCLLAILVNKGLSSPLAGKEAWAYEEVREGAHMFWWLYPADTDSQNRPLVMWLQGGPGGSGSGFGNFEEIGPLNRDLEPRKTSWVQAANVLFVDNPVGTGFSYTDRPDGYATDVATVASDMLVLLQHFFKKMAEFQSNPFYIFSESYGGKMAAAISLELTKAIAQGTVKCNFAGVALGDSWISPVDSVMTWGPYLYTTSLLDDYGLADVSSAADAVKQAVEQQQFEKATELWSVAETVVEQNTNGVNFYNILTQEPDEKRTSVAGDFIALQTHRHIRPLHRQSLSELMNGPIRKKLGIIPQNVTWGGQAEKVFSYMAGDFMRPVVDIVDQLLTAGVNVTIYNGQLDLIVDTMGQELWVKKLKWEGLPGFNKLRWTPLDDPTSPGITGAFCKTYKNFSFYWILKAGHMIPSDQGPMALQMLKMITQQD, from the exons ATGGGCCGGGCAGAATCATCCTGCAGTTGGTTGTGTTTACTGGCTATCCTCGTCAATAAAG GACTCTCCAGTCCCCTGGCGGGTAAAGAAGCCTGGGCCTATGAGGAAGTGAGGGAGGGGGCCCACATGTTCTGGTGGCTGTACCCTGCTGACACCGACAGCCAGAACCGCCCTCTGGTTATGTGGCTGCAG GGTGGACCAGGAGGCTCAGGAAGTGGCTTTGGGAACTTTGAGGAGATTGGACCTTTGAACAGGGACCTGGAGCCCAGAAAGACGAGCTGG GTACAGGCAgcaaatgtcttgtttgtagACAACCCTGTGGGCACTGGCTTCAGCTACACTGACCGGCCCGACGGCTATGCTACCGATGTGGCCACGGTGGCCTCAGACATGCTGGTGCTGCTCCAGCACTTCTTTAAAAAGATGGCAGAGTTCCAG AGCAACCCCTTCTACATCTTCTCCGAGTCGTATGGAGGGAAGATGGCAGCTGCTATCTCCTTGGAACTCACCAAG GCCATAGCACAAGGGACGGTGAAATGCAACTTTGCTGGTGTGGCACTTGGGGACTCCTGGATTTCCCCAGTGG ACTCTGTCATGACCTGGGGACCGTACCTCTACACTACT TCGCTGCTGGATGATTACGGCCTTGCTGACGTCAGCAGTGCAGCGGACGCGGTGAAGCAAGCTGTGGAGCAGCAGCAGTTTGAGAAAGCCACAGAGCTGTGGTCTGTGGCGGAGACGGTGGTGGAGCAG AACACCAACGGAGTGAACTTCTACAACATCCTGACCCAGGAGCCGGATGAGAAACGCACCTCCGTAGCAGGAGACTTCATCG CTCTGCAGACACATCGCCATATTCGACCCCTCCACCGCCAATCCCTGAGTGAGCTGATgaatggaccaatcaggaagaAACTGGGCATCATCCCCCAAAATGTCACATGGGGAG gCCAGGCAGAGAAAGTGTTCAGCTACATGGCGGGAGACTTCATGAGGCCTGTGGTGGATATAGTGGACCAGCTGCTGACCGCTGGAGTCAACGTCACCATCTACAATGGACAGCTGGATCTCATAGTGGACACCATGG GTCAGGAGCTGTGGGTGAAGAAGCTGAAGTGGGAGGGGCTACCTGGGTTTAACAAGCTGAGGTGGACCCCCCTCGATGACCCCACCTCCCCGGGCATCACTGGCGCTTTCTGCAAGACTTATAAGAACTTCTCCTTCTATTGGATCCTCAAAGCCGGACACATG ATTCCCTCAGACCAGGGGCCGATGGCCTTGCAGATGTTGAAGATGATCACCCAGCAGGATTGA